The following are encoded together in the Candidatus Methylomirabilis oxygeniifera genome:
- a CDS encoding protein of unknown function (Evidence 5 : No homology to any previously reported sequences), giving the protein MKKESAMIGDVQSLYHKITIWCAMGHPPYLSSDMAKSFSDYLLSFLKSTEGERFLRTLGYVRIVESSGDKPSAEV; this is encoded by the coding sequence GTGAAGAAGGAGTCCGCTATGATAGGAGACGTGCAGAGCCTGTACCATAAGATTACGATCTGGTGCGCAATGGGCCATCCGCCGTACCTCTCGTCGGATATGGCGAAAAGCTTCAGCGACTATCTGCTGAGCTTCCTCAAATCGACTGAGGGGGAGAGATTCCTGCGGACCCTGGGTTATGTCCGAATAGTTGAATCTTCCGGGGATAAGCCGAGCGCGGAGGTCTGA